One window of the Desulfurispira natronophila genome contains the following:
- the flhF gene encoding flagellar biosynthesis protein FlhF, protein MQVKRYEVFDMKEAMEKIKHDLGPDAVILSTKTLSKSGSFGMFSRPRMEVTAAIDDESRKTTPKPAQKEVAKKMHASYNNRGHVAQPDESQSDADVQRILSALKQATQEDGLGIAQEGSLAGKHQKATRKGSGSAAAGVKQEHMDVILQELRELKSAVHSDDSTAKILESQQQEIAELKKILMHLATEKYSEKPRYQEKIYQDLYQKLISAGVDRYICRKMVDALREKIGSTQDKEILLRNARQLASRIVPMHGPIEVDGVHPKVVALVGPTGVGKTTTIAKLAAEYLLQQGVSVGLITLDTYRIAAVEQLKTYAGIIKIPVEVVNQNDSLLLALRKNLDKDLVLIDTAGRSHRDKQQIEELMGFLREEKVKVEVHLVLNAGTKERDLGDIIKSFEQIGIDRTIITKLDESNSYGGIFNCLAKHGLGVSYFTNGQDVPNDLVAAGQHNFFELLMGAESEALK, encoded by the coding sequence ATGCAGGTAAAAAGATACGAAGTGTTTGACATGAAAGAAGCCATGGAGAAAATCAAGCACGACTTAGGACCCGATGCTGTTATTCTCTCAACTAAGACTCTTAGCAAGTCTGGGTCATTTGGCATGTTCTCCCGTCCACGCATGGAGGTTACGGCAGCCATAGACGACGAAAGTCGTAAAACCACTCCGAAACCAGCCCAAAAGGAGGTGGCAAAAAAAATGCATGCTTCATATAACAACCGTGGTCACGTAGCGCAGCCTGACGAGAGCCAGAGTGACGCTGATGTTCAGCGTATATTAAGCGCCCTCAAGCAAGCAACCCAGGAGGATGGGCTTGGAATTGCCCAAGAGGGATCACTGGCCGGGAAACATCAGAAAGCAACGCGCAAGGGGAGTGGCAGCGCAGCAGCTGGGGTGAAGCAGGAGCATATGGATGTCATTTTGCAGGAGCTGCGTGAACTGAAGAGTGCCGTACACTCTGATGACTCCACTGCTAAAATCCTGGAGAGTCAACAGCAGGAAATTGCTGAACTCAAGAAGATTCTCATGCACCTGGCAACGGAAAAATATTCTGAAAAGCCACGCTATCAGGAAAAAATCTATCAGGATCTTTATCAGAAACTTATCAGCGCTGGGGTTGATCGCTATATATGTCGCAAAATGGTTGATGCACTACGTGAGAAAATAGGATCAACCCAGGATAAGGAGATACTGCTGCGAAATGCACGTCAGCTAGCTTCGCGCATCGTCCCCATGCATGGGCCCATTGAGGTTGATGGTGTTCATCCCAAAGTTGTCGCCTTGGTAGGGCCAACAGGCGTAGGCAAAACTACTACTATAGCAAAGCTAGCTGCAGAGTACCTGCTTCAACAAGGGGTGTCGGTTGGACTGATCACTCTTGATACTTATCGTATAGCCGCCGTTGAACAACTGAAAACATACGCAGGAATTATAAAAATTCCAGTTGAGGTGGTAAACCAGAATGACTCATTGCTTTTGGCTCTCCGCAAAAACCTGGACAAGGATTTGGTGTTAATTGATACTGCCGGCCGCTCTCATCGCGACAAGCAGCAAATTGAAGAGCTTATGGGATTCTTGCGGGAGGAGAAAGTAAAGGTAGAGGTTCACCTGGTGCTTAATGCCGGTACCAAGGAGCGAGACCTTGGCGATATCATAAAGAGCTTTGAGCAGATAGGTATAGACCGCACAATTATTACTAAGCTCGATGAGTCAAATAGTTACGGGGGCATCTTTAACTGTCTGGCAAAGCACGGACTTGGTGTATCGTATTTTACCAATGGACAGGATGTTCCCAATGATCTGGTAGCTGCCGGACAACACAATTTCTTTGAGCTTCTTATGGGAGCCGAATCAGAGGCCTTAAAATGA
- a CDS encoding tetratricopeptide repeat protein, whose protein sequence is MLDEYGQDEQAQRADFKEAISRLNKGDLAGAEKLYQKIVRANPYHYGALMHLGVLAYRVQKYDMAVDYYLKALAINRKVPDGYFNLGSALQAQEKYRDAVDSFRRAVSSKPDDKEAHYLLGRCLEKLGKNEEAATAYRTAIALDSSHTKAVQALEALEK, encoded by the coding sequence ATGCTTGATGAATACGGCCAGGATGAACAGGCACAGAGAGCTGACTTTAAAGAGGCAATATCTCGCCTCAACAAAGGTGATTTGGCAGGTGCCGAAAAGCTTTATCAAAAAATTGTGCGTGCCAACCCCTACCACTACGGTGCCCTTATGCACTTGGGGGTACTCGCCTATCGTGTTCAAAAATATGACATGGCGGTGGATTACTACCTCAAGGCCCTGGCCATAAACCGCAAAGTTCCTGATGGGTATTTCAACTTGGGCAGTGCACTACAGGCCCAGGAGAAGTACCGGGACGCCGTGGACAGCTTCCGACGAGCCGTAAGCAGTAAACCTGATGACAAGGAAGCTCATTATCTGCTGGGACGTTGCCTGGAGAAGCTTGGCAAGAACGAAGAAGCTGCCACTGCCTATCGTACTGCTATAGCTCTTGATAGTAGTCACACCAAGGCAGTCCAGGCACTCGAAGCACTTGAGAAATAG
- the fliM gene encoding flagellar motor switch protein FliM, producing MADILSQEEIDALLSSVSTDDEPEEAVETLSVTKKKVSLYDFKRPDRVSKDQMRSIKNLHDKFARNFSSSLSGYLRSITDMNLISVDQMTYGEFLMSLPNPTSFNIVSMLPLDGNAVLEINPSLVFPIIDKLLGGQGEPIDEVREITDIEQNVIGGVLAIALRELAEVWQPIINIRFKIELRETSPHVIQIVSQNEVVILLVFEIKVGDVSGMMNICIPAIALEPIMPKIDSQDWLIGAKKMHATGNVQQIKNIAATTKVDIHADLGATTMKLRDVLTLEKDDIITLGTKVREPMVLTVGNMKKYYGEIGIIDNNKAFKIQRKIVKESV from the coding sequence ATGGCTGACATACTCTCCCAGGAGGAAATAGATGCTCTGCTCTCGTCAGTCAGTACCGATGATGAGCCTGAGGAAGCAGTAGAGACCCTGTCGGTTACCAAGAAAAAGGTATCGCTCTACGACTTTAAGCGTCCGGATCGTGTGAGCAAGGATCAGATGCGATCCATCAAGAACTTGCACGACAAGTTTGCCCGTAACTTCTCATCGAGCCTGTCGGGTTATCTTCGTTCTATTACGGATATGAACCTAATCAGTGTAGACCAGATGACCTATGGGGAATTCCTCATGAGTTTGCCCAACCCTACCAGTTTTAATATCGTCAGTATGCTTCCTCTGGATGGAAATGCTGTGTTGGAAATAAATCCTTCACTGGTATTTCCCATTATTGACAAGCTTCTTGGTGGTCAGGGCGAGCCAATTGATGAGGTGCGGGAAATTACGGATATAGAACAAAACGTCATTGGTGGTGTTTTGGCTATAGCATTGCGAGAATTGGCGGAAGTCTGGCAGCCTATTATCAATATACGTTTCAAGATAGAACTGCGGGAGACCAGTCCTCATGTTATCCAGATAGTCAGCCAGAACGAAGTAGTTATCCTGCTGGTGTTCGAGATAAAGGTAGGTGACGTTAGCGGCATGATGAATATCTGTATACCGGCCATTGCCCTTGAGCCCATTATGCCAAAAATAGACTCCCAGGACTGGCTCATTGGTGCCAAGAAGATGCACGCTACAGGCAATGTTCAGCAAATAAAGAATATTGCCGCTACCACTAAAGTTGATATTCATGCGGATCTTGGTGCCACGACTATGAAACTGCGTGATGTACTGACCCTGGAAAAAGACGACATTATTACCCTGGGCACCAAGGTCCGCGAACCTATGGTGCTAACTGTTGGTAACATGAAAAAATACTACGGCGAAATAGGCATCATAGACAATAATAAAGCATTCAAGATTCAACGCAAAATTGTGAAAGAAAGCGTGTAG
- a CDS encoding MinD/ParA family protein, which produces MNHDQATSLRNLAGNTPTKVNMEDLGGTRIIAITSGKGGVGKTNTAANLAFLAATHGYRVLVIDADLGLGNMDIVMGVTSRFHVGDVLRGNCSLQEALTQGPGGILILPGGSGLDEIARISDEQLMSILKSATSLNDFDLIIIDTGAGISDTILSFLLASPEAIVVTTPEPTAFSDAYAVIKYLVTKHNRKDLMLLVNMVRNASEGQQIHMKMNIMLKRFIKSEIRYAGAVVEDDMLRKCIRKQQLLSEAFPASSATKSYQTVFQRLFGQQSELTRSAPRGSFSDFFKRLVQVRRA; this is translated from the coding sequence ATGAACCACGATCAGGCCACATCCTTGCGCAACCTGGCTGGCAATACCCCCACAAAAGTGAATATGGAGGACCTAGGGGGCACACGTATTATTGCTATAACCAGTGGCAAGGGGGGAGTTGGCAAGACTAATACCGCTGCCAACTTGGCATTTTTAGCCGCAACTCATGGCTACAGGGTTCTGGTTATAGATGCTGACCTTGGGCTGGGTAATATGGATATCGTCATGGGTGTTACCTCCAGGTTTCATGTCGGTGATGTGCTTCGTGGGAATTGCAGTCTGCAGGAAGCGCTTACTCAAGGCCCAGGAGGGATACTGATTCTGCCGGGTGGCAGTGGGCTGGATGAAATTGCTCGCATAAGTGACGAGCAGCTTATGTCAATACTTAAAAGTGCCACCAGTCTGAATGACTTTGATCTTATTATCATTGATACTGGTGCCGGCATTTCTGATACTATTCTCAGTTTTTTGCTCGCATCACCCGAGGCCATAGTCGTTACCACACCAGAGCCTACCGCATTCAGCGATGCTTACGCTGTCATCAAGTATCTGGTTACCAAACACAATCGAAAAGACCTGATGTTGTTGGTAAATATGGTACGTAATGCCTCTGAGGGGCAGCAGATACACATGAAAATGAACATTATGCTTAAGCGCTTTATAAAGAGTGAGATTCGCTATGCCGGTGCCGTTGTCGAGGACGATATGCTACGCAAGTGCATCCGCAAGCAGCAATTACTCAGTGAGGCATTTCCGGCAAGTTCTGCTACAAAGAGTTACCAAACCGTATTTCAAAGGCTCTTTGGTCAACAATCAGAACTTACCCGATCTGCCCCGCGGGGTTCATTTAGCGACTTCTTTAAACGATTGGTACAGGTAAGAAGAGCATGA
- the fliN gene encoding flagellar motor switch protein FliN → MTPEGLSQEEINAMLNMVGDDDSSDAPDLSAFAQVVAENFGTSMGTSINTTFEFSISQYGPKAMEELELPDTVVLSKVPFEEGATGTMFLTAAVDLASLLVDMMMMGAGESKEEMEDDDLEAFSDLVNTSISSCSVPLGEAAPGTKFRFGQPSSVAMDPDAVKSAIGDDAVYLIEFSANVTDKLESTMQLLIPVPLAQELAAAFSGGDDSSDDDDLFDFSDSDLEGLSADDDHEGASAADMESAGLSKDQLRNIDMLLDIDLAVIIRIGSTKIYLKDLLKLGSGSIVELDKKAGDPVELVINNKVIARGEVVVIDANFGLRINEILSKRDRLNSLRG, encoded by the coding sequence ATGACACCAGAAGGTCTTAGCCAAGAAGAAATCAATGCCATGTTGAACATGGTTGGTGATGATGACAGTTCCGATGCCCCTGATCTGAGCGCATTTGCCCAAGTTGTGGCAGAGAACTTTGGCACCTCCATGGGCACCAGCATTAATACAACCTTTGAGTTTTCTATATCCCAGTATGGCCCTAAGGCGATGGAAGAGCTGGAGCTTCCTGATACGGTTGTGCTCAGTAAGGTTCCCTTCGAGGAGGGTGCAACTGGCACCATGTTTCTTACTGCTGCAGTGGACCTCGCGTCGCTGCTGGTAGATATGATGATGATGGGTGCTGGCGAATCCAAGGAAGAGATGGAAGATGACGACCTGGAGGCGTTCAGTGACCTGGTGAATACTTCCATATCCAGTTGCTCGGTTCCATTGGGTGAAGCTGCTCCAGGAACCAAATTTCGCTTTGGCCAGCCGAGCTCTGTCGCCATGGATCCCGATGCCGTCAAAAGTGCTATTGGCGATGATGCTGTTTATCTCATTGAGTTTAGTGCCAATGTGACGGACAAACTGGAATCCACTATGCAGCTACTTATTCCCGTTCCCTTGGCGCAGGAGCTGGCCGCAGCTTTTAGTGGTGGTGATGACTCCAGCGATGATGACGACCTCTTTGACTTTAGCGATAGCGACCTTGAAGGCCTGAGTGCCGATGACGACCATGAGGGTGCCTCTGCTGCTGATATGGAATCAGCAGGCTTAAGCAAAGACCAGCTACGCAATATTGACATGCTTCTGGATATAGACCTTGCGGTTATAATTCGTATTGGATCTACCAAAATATACCTGAAAGATCTGCTTAAGCTCGGATCAGGGTCGATTGTTGAGCTAGACAAGAAGGCTGGAGATCCGGTGGAGCTAGTTATCAATAACAAGGTTATTGCCCGGGGAGAGGTTGTGGTTATCGATGCCAACTTTGGGTTGCGCATCAACGAGATTCTCAGTAAGCGCGATCGCCTCAATAGCTTGCGGGGGTAA
- the flhB gene encoding flagellar biosynthesis protein FlhB, with protein sequence MPPETDQEKTEEPTPKKLQKAREEGNVAKSKDMSDTAVLFAAVITLYMLHEHFLTGMLEMMHHYLDFSNRSFPSINEMQFFVVKALLQMLGIIWPLFLALVMFALAINIGQVGLLWSTKAIAPKASKLNPIKGIAQKFSMKNLVDLTKSILKVSVFGPIAYFIAKAEFNLILSLMYMEPIEIFAIALSIVFKIWIVIILIMLIVAAVDFYFQKYQHHEKLKMTKQEVKEERKQSDGNPEVKQRIRSLQREMAMKRMMGDVPESDVVITNPLFLAVALKYDSEVASAPYMVAKGQELIAQRIRDLALENDIPIYQDPLLARQLYDAMEPGDEISHDLYQAVAEILAEIYRQNGKI encoded by the coding sequence GTGCCCCCAGAAACGGATCAAGAAAAAACAGAAGAGCCGACACCGAAAAAACTGCAGAAGGCGCGTGAAGAGGGCAACGTTGCCAAGAGCAAGGATATGAGCGACACGGCGGTGCTGTTTGCTGCGGTAATTACCCTCTACATGCTTCACGAGCACTTTCTCACTGGCATGCTGGAAATGATGCACCACTACTTGGACTTTAGTAATCGCTCATTTCCCTCTATCAATGAGATGCAGTTTTTTGTGGTGAAAGCGCTTCTGCAAATGCTGGGCATTATCTGGCCGCTTTTCCTTGCTTTAGTAATGTTTGCACTTGCTATCAATATAGGGCAGGTGGGCCTGCTCTGGTCCACTAAAGCTATTGCCCCCAAGGCCTCAAAGCTCAATCCGATCAAAGGTATAGCCCAGAAATTTTCCATGAAGAACCTGGTGGACCTGACGAAAAGCATTCTCAAGGTGAGTGTCTTTGGTCCCATAGCTTACTTTATAGCTAAAGCAGAGTTTAATCTTATCTTGAGCCTCATGTACATGGAGCCTATCGAGATTTTTGCCATTGCCCTCTCTATAGTTTTTAAAATCTGGATTGTCATTATTTTAATCATGCTGATCGTGGCGGCTGTCGATTTTTATTTCCAAAAGTACCAGCACCATGAAAAGCTCAAGATGACGAAACAAGAAGTTAAGGAAGAGCGAAAGCAGTCCGATGGCAATCCGGAGGTCAAGCAACGCATTCGCTCTTTGCAGCGTGAAATGGCCATGAAACGCATGATGGGGGATGTTCCCGAGTCTGATGTGGTTATTACCAACCCACTCTTTCTGGCAGTAGCTCTCAAGTACGACAGCGAAGTGGCCAGTGCTCCTTATATGGTGGCTAAAGGGCAGGAACTGATTGCACAGCGTATACGCGATCTGGCACTGGAAAATGATATACCGATCTACCAGGATCCCTTGTTGGCGCGCCAGCTCTACGATGCCATGGAACCAGGAGACGAAATATCGCACGATCTTTATCAGGCCGTAGCTGAGATCCTGGCTGAGATTTATAGACAAAACGGTAAAATCTAG
- a CDS encoding GSU3529 family protein → MSVFEELEQTLQYKWEHEDFPDFLVEAVRSVACNPEVYGDREEIVETLLMQVEEYETYAESGCCKTAFDSEDIKVTLQRLGCSWR, encoded by the coding sequence ATGAGCGTATTTGAGGAACTTGAACAGACACTTCAGTATAAGTGGGAGCACGAAGACTTCCCGGACTTTCTGGTGGAAGCAGTGCGCAGCGTGGCTTGTAATCCGGAAGTCTATGGCGATCGGGAAGAGATAGTGGAGACTTTGCTTATGCAAGTAGAGGAATACGAGACATACGCTGAAAGTGGTTGTTGCAAAACTGCCTTTGATTCGGAGGATATCAAAGTGACTCTTCAGCGCCTGGGGTGCTCCTGGAGGTGA
- the flhA gene encoding flagellar biosynthesis protein FlhA, whose amino-acid sequence MAQKAPGLSAGKILSVTTSPDVFAAFGILSIIAIMVLPVPAPLLDILLTVSITLGVLVILIALYIKEPLDFSIFPSVLLIVTLFRLSLNVATTRTILLHGHEGESSAGHVIQAFGQFVVGGNYVVGIIVFVILVIINFKVITNGASRVAEVAARFTLDAMPGKQMAIDADLNAGFIDESQARERRERIRREADFHGSMDGASKFVKGDAVAGIIITIINIVGGLIIGMAQSGLTFNQAVEVYTILTIGDGLVSQIPALIVSTAVGIVVTRAASESNLGQDIANQLVVSPKVIWVASIILFIFGIIPGMPILPFLSLSAFLAAMAFLIQSGRVRKIIEEGLGADAAEAEEAEEEEAPKTHEEEVEELLQMDSLELEVGYGVIPLVDTSQGGDLLERIKSLRKNTALDLGFIVPPIRIRDNLQLRPNDYVFKVKGIEVGSGDVYPGQHLAMNPSGDEITLPGTPTVEPAFGLKAMWVTEEYTDEAEMLGYTVVDAGTVISTHIGELIKQQAPDILGKQETQNLLENIKKTHPSVVEDLVPNQLPLSVLQRVLQGLLAERISIRNMLTILEALGDYAPSTKDPDVLTDYVRNRLSRQISKMYADENNTIRVLTLDPQLEQMISESIQKSDQGRVIVMEPHKAQRFLVNLIHTADQVSEQGLQPLLMVSPAVRAALKRLVSRYAPKLAIIAHTELADNVNIEALSTIGLEEKKE is encoded by the coding sequence TTGGCTCAAAAAGCACCAGGTCTTTCAGCTGGTAAAATTCTCAGCGTTACCACCAGTCCCGACGTCTTCGCCGCCTTCGGCATTTTGTCGATAATTGCCATCATGGTACTGCCGGTTCCAGCGCCTCTTCTGGATATTCTATTGACCGTCAGTATTACGCTTGGCGTACTGGTGATATTGATAGCCCTGTATATTAAAGAACCGCTGGATTTCTCTATTTTTCCTTCGGTGCTACTGATCGTAACGCTCTTCCGTCTTTCACTAAACGTAGCTACGACTCGCACTATCCTGCTGCACGGTCACGAAGGTGAGAGTTCCGCTGGCCATGTTATCCAGGCGTTTGGGCAATTTGTAGTTGGTGGCAACTATGTCGTCGGCATTATCGTCTTTGTTATTCTTGTTATCATCAACTTCAAGGTTATCACCAATGGTGCCAGCCGCGTGGCGGAAGTGGCTGCACGCTTTACCCTCGATGCTATGCCTGGTAAGCAAATGGCTATTGACGCTGACTTGAATGCAGGTTTTATCGATGAGTCCCAGGCACGGGAGCGACGTGAGCGCATTCGCAGAGAAGCAGACTTCCACGGCTCCATGGATGGTGCTTCCAAATTTGTCAAAGGTGATGCTGTTGCTGGTATCATCATTACTATTATTAATATTGTCGGCGGTTTGATAATCGGTATGGCACAGTCTGGTTTGACATTCAACCAGGCAGTGGAAGTCTATACTATTCTCACTATTGGTGATGGTTTGGTAAGTCAAATCCCCGCTTTGATAGTCTCAACTGCTGTGGGTATTGTTGTTACTCGAGCCGCCAGTGAGTCCAATCTCGGCCAGGATATTGCTAACCAGTTGGTGGTAAGTCCCAAGGTCATTTGGGTTGCCAGTATCATTCTTTTTATTTTTGGAATAATTCCTGGTATGCCTATCCTGCCCTTTTTGTCTCTTTCGGCTTTTTTGGCCGCAATGGCATTCCTTATACAGAGTGGGAGGGTGCGAAAAATCATTGAGGAAGGCCTCGGTGCAGACGCAGCCGAGGCCGAGGAAGCCGAAGAAGAGGAAGCCCCCAAAACCCACGAGGAAGAAGTTGAAGAACTTTTGCAAATGGACTCACTGGAGTTGGAGGTGGGCTACGGAGTTATCCCCTTAGTAGACACCTCTCAGGGGGGTGACTTGTTGGAGCGCATCAAATCGTTGCGCAAAAACACGGCACTTGATCTTGGCTTTATCGTACCTCCCATTCGCATTCGGGATAATCTGCAGCTTCGCCCCAATGACTATGTGTTTAAGGTCAAAGGTATTGAGGTGGGGTCTGGCGATGTCTACCCTGGGCAACACCTGGCCATGAACCCAAGTGGCGATGAAATTACACTGCCTGGCACTCCTACGGTAGAGCCTGCTTTTGGACTAAAAGCTATGTGGGTCACAGAGGAGTATACAGATGAAGCTGAGATGCTTGGTTATACCGTGGTGGATGCAGGAACGGTTATTTCCACTCACATTGGAGAGCTCATCAAGCAACAAGCGCCAGATATTCTGGGCAAGCAAGAGACACAAAATCTGCTGGAAAATATCAAGAAGACCCATCCGAGTGTGGTGGAAGACCTTGTGCCTAATCAATTACCCCTCAGCGTACTTCAGCGGGTACTGCAAGGCTTGTTAGCAGAACGTATCTCCATCCGGAATATGTTGACTATACTCGAGGCCCTTGGGGACTACGCACCATCAACCAAGGACCCTGACGTGCTTACTGATTATGTGCGTAACCGTCTGTCAAGGCAGATATCCAAAATGTATGCTGATGAGAATAATACCATCAGAGTATTGACACTTGACCCTCAATTGGAGCAGATGATTTCCGAGTCAATTCAAAAGTCTGACCAGGGAAGAGTCATCGTGATGGAACCGCACAAGGCGCAACGCTTCCTGGTCAATCTCATCCACACGGCTGACCAGGTGAGTGAACAGGGTCTTCAGCCGCTGCTAATGGTATCTCCTGCGGTACGAGCAGCCCTGAAGAGACTTGTATCGCGTTATGCACCCAAACTGGCCATCATTGCCCACACTGAGCTGGCGGATAACGTCAACATTGAAGCCCTGAGTACCATTGGGCTGGAAGAGAAGAAAGAGTAG
- the speD gene encoding adenosylmethionine decarboxylase — protein MIHSLAKHIIVEFYSCNRTIISDLEIIKKQAEEALSFEGVSIESSYFRSVEAGVTGTVLTPEIRISICTWPTHGYAAVDIFTSSATIDPWLSYDFLKGSLQAVHDSATELRRGQIRTGSGGMPQKPLL, from the coding sequence ATGATTCATTCCCTGGCCAAGCATATCATTGTTGAGTTCTATAGCTGCAACCGCACGATAATATCTGATCTTGAAATAATTAAAAAGCAGGCTGAGGAGGCACTATCTTTTGAGGGGGTGAGCATTGAAAGCAGTTACTTCAGATCCGTTGAGGCTGGAGTTACGGGGACTGTTCTGACCCCTGAAATTCGCATTTCTATCTGCACCTGGCCAACACACGGTTATGCCGCAGTGGATATTTTCACATCTTCTGCCACTATAGATCCCTGGCTCAGCTACGACTTTCTTAAAGGGAGTTTGCAGGCAGTGCACGACTCTGCCACTGAGCTTCGGCGCGGGCAAATACGGACCGGTTCCGGCGGTATGCCGCAAAAACCTCTTCTTTAA
- a CDS encoding FliA/WhiG family RNA polymerase sigma factor, with amino-acid sequence MRKFEELCPREDLKKNPAVRNTIIQEYAPLIKFVATRIHYGLPATIELDDLISIGALGLIDAIDKYDTHRGVLFKTYAESRIRGKILDELRKLDWLPRGLRQKNKALDKAYQKLGVTGGKDCTDEELAEELGIDAAEVPQYISQATGYTMLSLDEQVYDKDGSESGSLADILPDRDGSSPEEQTEMSQYLEVLKRHIGKLNDKEQQVLALYYYEELTMKEIGSVLDITESRVSQIHSQALFKLKKAMERL; translated from the coding sequence ATGAGAAAATTTGAAGAGTTGTGTCCACGGGAGGACTTAAAGAAAAATCCCGCTGTGCGCAATACCATCATCCAGGAATACGCTCCCCTGATCAAGTTTGTGGCAACACGTATACATTATGGATTGCCAGCAACCATTGAGCTGGATGACCTTATCAGTATTGGAGCTCTTGGTCTGATTGATGCCATAGATAAGTATGATACTCATCGGGGAGTCCTTTTTAAAACTTACGCAGAGTCACGCATACGGGGCAAGATTCTTGATGAACTGCGCAAACTTGACTGGCTTCCCCGGGGACTTCGCCAGAAAAACAAGGCGCTTGACAAGGCTTATCAGAAGTTGGGGGTCACTGGAGGAAAGGACTGTACAGATGAGGAACTGGCGGAAGAGCTGGGAATAGATGCTGCTGAAGTTCCCCAGTACATATCCCAGGCTACAGGCTACACCATGCTCAGTCTGGATGAACAGGTTTACGACAAGGATGGTAGCGAATCTGGTTCTCTGGCGGATATATTGCCGGACCGGGACGGATCAAGCCCGGAGGAACAAACCGAGATGTCCCAGTACCTTGAGGTGCTGAAAAGGCACATAGGAAAACTCAACGACAAAGAGCAACAGGTGCTCGCCCTTTACTATTATGAAGAGCTCACCATGAAAGAAATAGGCTCGGTGCTGGATATAACCGAATCCCGTGTTTCACAGATTCACTCTCAGGCACTATTCAAGTTGAAAAAAGCCATGGAACGCCTGTAA
- a CDS encoding protein-glutamate methylesterase/protein-glutamine glutaminase, with protein sequence MELIRVLVVDDSAFMRKMITTMLEKDPAIKVIGTAKNGRDAIDLVGELKPNIVTMDIEMPIMDGLSALEAIMEKSPVPVIMVSSLTTEGAEATLRALDLGALDFIAKQTSFVSTDIVKIEQELIQKVKMFARKSTPERYRLHRPASEQRTPVTSKPVQRSVSPPPSAPSARRSSKAKVVAIGTSTGGPPALQAVLTKLPKTTPVPILIVQHMPPAFTGPLAKRLDSLCAIDVKEAVSGDRVKSGLALLAPGGKHMTIKNGTVRITDEPSDTLHRPSVDIMAQSVVDEYGSATLGVIMTGMGNDGVKAFKNIHGKGGSIIAQSGDTCVVYGMPRAVIEANLQTEIANLQDIAARIQNYW encoded by the coding sequence ATGGAGTTAATTCGCGTACTGGTTGTCGATGACTCAGCTTTTATGAGAAAGATGATCACCACTATGCTGGAGAAAGATCCGGCTATAAAGGTAATCGGCACTGCTAAAAATGGACGCGATGCCATCGACCTGGTTGGCGAACTGAAGCCGAACATTGTGACTATGGATATTGAGATGCCCATAATGGACGGACTTAGTGCCCTCGAAGCCATTATGGAGAAGTCTCCGGTCCCAGTGATAATGGTCAGCTCCCTGACCACTGAAGGAGCTGAAGCTACTTTGCGGGCCCTTGATCTCGGAGCGCTGGATTTTATTGCCAAGCAGACCAGCTTTGTTAGCACTGATATTGTTAAAATTGAGCAGGAGCTGATCCAAAAGGTTAAAATGTTTGCTCGCAAGAGCACCCCGGAGCGTTACCGGCTTCACCGCCCTGCATCTGAGCAACGAACTCCTGTCACCTCAAAACCAGTGCAAAGATCTGTTTCACCGCCCCCCAGCGCACCATCAGCCCGCAGGTCAAGCAAAGCGAAAGTTGTAGCTATCGGTACATCCACCGGTGGCCCACCTGCGCTACAAGCGGTTCTGACAAAACTGCCAAAAACCACACCTGTTCCAATACTGATAGTGCAGCACATGCCTCCTGCTTTTACCGGGCCCTTGGCAAAGCGCCTGGACTCTTTGTGTGCCATAGATGTAAAGGAGGCAGTCAGCGGTGATCGTGTGAAATCCGGCCTGGCTTTGTTGGCACCAGGTGGTAAGCATATGACCATCAAAAATGGAACTGTGAGAATAACCGACGAACCCAGCGACACTTTGCACCGCCCCAGTGTTGACATAATGGCGCAAAGCGTCGTCGATGAGTACGGCTCCGCAACACTTGGTGTTATTATGACCGGCATGGGTAATGATGGCGTCAAAGCTTTTAAGAATATTCATGGGAAAGGCGGCAGCATCATCGCACAAAGTGGTGATACCTGCGTTGTTTACGGCATGCCAAGGGCTGTTATTGAGGCAAACCTGCAGACAGAAATTGCAAATTTGCAAGACATCGCAGCACGGATCCAGAACTACTGGTAA